The following proteins are co-located in the Streptomyces bottropensis ATCC 25435 genome:
- the fomD gene encoding cytidylyl-2-hydroxypropylphosphonate hydrolase, whose amino-acid sequence MGDDGVVRRVEAGGSAAFWEPGSQILWRYRENGGERFHIARPVTVVHDDAELLAVWLAPGTECVRPVLADGTSLNSEPLASRYKKPRGVRHGRWSGTGVLKLARPGEPWSVWLFWEQGWRFKNWYVNLEAPMARWGGGVDSEDHFLDICVYPDRSWTWLDEDEFAQAQQDGLMDASAAERVREAGRSAVEAIRAWGPPFADGWQHWRPNPAWGVPSLPDDWDRTPAHLSS is encoded by the coding sequence ATGGGAGACGACGGAGTGGTGAGACGAGTGGAAGCGGGCGGGTCGGCGGCGTTCTGGGAGCCGGGGAGCCAGATCCTGTGGCGTTACCGGGAGAACGGTGGCGAACGCTTCCATATCGCGCGCCCCGTCACGGTCGTACACGACGACGCCGAGTTGCTGGCCGTGTGGCTGGCGCCGGGCACCGAGTGTGTACGGCCCGTGCTGGCCGACGGCACCTCGCTGAACTCCGAGCCGCTCGCGTCGCGTTACAAGAAGCCGCGCGGCGTGCGGCACGGCCGCTGGTCCGGCACCGGGGTGCTGAAGCTCGCGCGGCCGGGCGAGCCGTGGTCGGTGTGGCTTTTCTGGGAGCAGGGTTGGCGTTTCAAGAACTGGTACGTCAACCTGGAGGCACCAATGGCCCGTTGGGGCGGCGGTGTGGACTCCGAGGACCACTTCCTGGACATCTGCGTCTACCCTGACCGGTCCTGGACCTGGCTCGACGAGGACGAGTTCGCGCAGGCCCAGCAGGACGGCCTGATGGACGCGTCGGCGGCCGAGCGGGTGCGGGAGGCGGGCCGGTCCGCGGTGGAGGCGATCCGCGCGTGGGGCCCGCCGTTCGCGGACGGCTGGCAGCACTGGCGCCCGAATCCGGCATGGGGAGTACCGTCTCTCCCGGACGACTGGGACCGTACGCCCGCGCACTTGTCCTCATGA
- a CDS encoding class II fumarate hydratase, with protein sequence MSDYRVEHDSMGEVRVPADAKWRAQTQRAVENFPISGQHIERAHIEALARIKGAAAAVNAELGVLDKDIAEAVRDAAEEVAEGRWDAHFPVDVFQTGSGTSSNMNTNEVIATLASERLGRDVHPNDHVNASQSSNDVFPSSIHIAATAAVTRDLIPALEHLAAALERKSAEFSDVVKSGRTHLMDATPVTLGQEFGGYAAQVRYGVERLTASLPRLAELPLGGTAVGTGINTPPGFSAAVIAEVARVTGLPLTEARDHFEAQGARDGLVETSGQLRTIAVSLTKIANDLRWMASGPRTGLAEISLPDLQPGSSIMPGKVNPVIPEAVLMVAAQVTGNDVTVTTAGASGNFELNVMLPVIAKNVLESVRLLANVSRLLADRTVDGIVAHRERAREYAESSPSVVTPLNKYIGYEEAAKVAKKALAERRTIREVVLRSGYVERGDLTLEQLDEALDVLRMTRP encoded by the coding sequence ATGAGTGACTACCGCGTCGAACACGACTCCATGGGTGAGGTCCGCGTGCCGGCGGACGCCAAGTGGCGGGCCCAGACACAGCGGGCGGTCGAGAACTTCCCGATCTCGGGGCAGCACATCGAGCGCGCCCACATCGAGGCCCTGGCCCGGATCAAGGGCGCCGCCGCGGCGGTCAACGCCGAACTGGGCGTGCTCGACAAGGACATCGCCGAGGCCGTCCGCGACGCGGCGGAGGAGGTCGCCGAGGGCCGCTGGGACGCGCACTTCCCGGTGGACGTGTTCCAGACCGGTTCCGGCACCTCGTCGAACATGAACACCAACGAGGTCATCGCCACACTGGCGAGCGAGCGGCTCGGCCGGGACGTGCACCCGAACGACCATGTGAACGCCTCGCAGTCGTCCAACGACGTCTTCCCCTCCTCGATCCACATCGCCGCCACCGCCGCCGTCACCCGGGATCTGATCCCGGCCCTGGAGCATCTGGCCGCCGCTCTGGAGCGCAAGTCGGCGGAATTCTCCGACGTGGTGAAGTCCGGTCGTACACACCTCATGGACGCGACACCGGTGACTCTCGGCCAGGAGTTCGGCGGGTACGCGGCCCAGGTGCGGTACGGCGTCGAGCGGCTCACGGCCTCGCTCCCCCGGCTCGCCGAACTCCCGCTGGGCGGCACGGCCGTGGGGACCGGCATCAACACGCCCCCCGGCTTCTCCGCCGCCGTCATCGCGGAGGTCGCGCGGGTCACCGGGCTGCCGCTCACCGAGGCGCGGGACCACTTCGAGGCGCAGGGGGCGCGGGACGGGCTCGTCGAGACGTCCGGACAGCTCCGTACGATCGCCGTGTCCCTCACCAAGATCGCCAATGATCTGCGGTGGATGGCGTCGGGGCCGAGGACCGGTCTCGCGGAGATCTCCCTGCCGGACCTCCAGCCCGGGTCCTCGATCATGCCCGGCAAGGTCAACCCGGTGATCCCGGAGGCCGTGCTCATGGTCGCCGCGCAGGTCACGGGCAACGACGTCACGGTCACCACGGCGGGCGCGTCCGGCAACTTCGAGCTGAACGTCATGCTGCCCGTCATCGCCAAGAACGTCCTGGAGTCCGTCCGGCTGCTGGCCAACGTCTCGCGGCTGCTCGCCGACCGGACGGTGGACGGGATCGTCGCCCACCGGGAACGGGCCCGCGAGTACGCGGAGTCCTCGCCGTCGGTGGTCACCCCGCTCAACAAGTACATCGGGTACGAGGAGGCCGCGAAGGTCGCCAAGAAGGCGCTGGCCGAGCGGCGGACCATCCGGGAGGTCGTCCTGCGGAGCGGGTACGTGGAGCGCGGCGACCTCACCCTCGAACAGCTCGACGAGGCGCTGGATGTCCTGCGGATGACACGGCCGTGA